One window of the Klebsiella oxytoca genome contains the following:
- the nfo gene encoding deoxyribonuclease IV yields the protein MKYIGAHVSASGGVANAAIRAAEIGATAFALFTKNQRQWRAAPLSDETIAEFKAACEKHHFGPGQILPHDSYLINLGHPVADALEKSRDAFIDELSRCQQLGLTLLNFHPGSHLQQIPEDECLARIAESINIALAKTEGVTAVIENTAGQGSNLGFKFEHLAAIIDGVEDKSRVGVCIDTCHAFAAGYDLRSAEECKKTFADFERIVGFQYLRGMHLNDAKSTFGSRVDRHHSLGEGNIGHDAFRWIMQDRRFDGIPLILETINPDIWAEEIAWLRAQQTEEATV from the coding sequence ATGAAATATATTGGAGCGCACGTCAGCGCCTCCGGCGGTGTTGCCAATGCCGCCATTCGCGCAGCCGAAATCGGCGCGACCGCATTTGCCCTCTTCACCAAAAATCAGCGCCAGTGGCGCGCCGCTCCACTGAGCGACGAAACCATTGCTGAATTTAAAGCCGCCTGTGAAAAGCATCATTTTGGACCGGGGCAAATTCTGCCGCACGACAGCTATCTGATTAACCTTGGTCATCCGGTTGCGGACGCGCTGGAAAAATCCCGCGATGCCTTTATTGATGAGCTCTCCCGCTGCCAGCAGCTCGGCCTGACGCTGCTAAATTTCCATCCGGGTAGTCATCTGCAGCAAATCCCGGAAGACGAATGTCTGGCGCGTATCGCCGAATCTATTAATATCGCGCTGGCAAAAACCGAAGGCGTTACGGCGGTCATCGAAAACACCGCCGGCCAGGGGAGTAACCTGGGGTTCAAGTTTGAGCATCTGGCGGCCATTATCGACGGCGTGGAAGATAAATCGCGGGTCGGCGTATGCATTGATACCTGCCACGCTTTCGCCGCCGGCTACGATCTGCGCAGCGCAGAAGAGTGCAAAAAAACCTTCGCTGATTTCGAACGAATTGTCGGATTTCAGTATCTGCGCGGTATGCACCTGAACGATGCAAAAAGCACGTTCGGCAGTCGCGTTGACCGTCACCATAGCCTCGGGGAAGGCAATATCGGCCATGATGCCTTCCGCTGGATCATGCAGGACCGCCGTTTTGACGGCATCCCGCTGATTCTGGAAACGATCAATCCTGATATCTGGGCGGAAGAGATCGCCTGGCTACGGGCTCAGCAAACGGAAGAGGCCACCGTCTGA
- a CDS encoding sugar kinase: MNDREKQILKILRRNPLIQQHEIADILQISRSRVAAHIMDLTRKGAIKGKGYILTEQEYCVSLGAVNMDIRGIADIHYPQPVSNPGNIQCSAGGVARNIAHNLALLGRDVHLISAVGSDFYGETLLEQTRQAGVNVQSCIRLHGHNTATYLSIANPQEETVLAINDTHILQSLTPQLLNQYRDLLTHAGVVLVDCNLTEQSLEWVFTLASAIPVFVDTVSEFKAHRIRPWLGKIHTLKPTLRELQILWGHPIDNEADRDRALAWLHERGTQRVVICSENDTIFCSEASGERFQMSLPEHTAIDRFGADDALMAGLLYSYLDGSDFKESAAFSMACTAITRASSGINNPSLSVDNALNLLAQM; the protein is encoded by the coding sequence ATGAACGACAGGGAAAAGCAGATCCTCAAAATTTTGCGGCGCAATCCGCTGATTCAGCAGCATGAGATTGCCGATATTCTGCAGATTAGCCGCTCCCGCGTAGCCGCGCACATCATGGATCTCACCCGCAAGGGAGCCATCAAGGGCAAAGGCTATATCCTCACCGAGCAGGAGTATTGCGTCTCGCTGGGGGCGGTGAATATGGATATCCGCGGAATTGCCGATATCCATTATCCGCAGCCCGTCTCCAACCCGGGTAATATCCAGTGCTCAGCCGGCGGCGTGGCGCGAAATATCGCACATAACCTGGCGCTGCTCGGCCGCGATGTGCATTTGATTTCCGCCGTCGGCAGCGATTTTTACGGCGAAACGCTGCTGGAGCAAACCCGGCAGGCCGGCGTTAACGTGCAAAGCTGTATCCGCCTGCACGGCCATAACACCGCCACCTATCTATCCATCGCGAATCCGCAGGAAGAAACGGTCCTTGCGATTAACGATACCCATATTTTACAGTCGCTCACCCCGCAGCTGCTGAATCAGTACCGCGATCTGTTGACTCATGCAGGCGTCGTTCTGGTCGATTGTAATTTAACGGAACAGTCGCTGGAGTGGGTGTTCACGCTGGCAAGCGCTATTCCGGTATTTGTCGATACCGTGTCGGAGTTTAAAGCACACCGCATCAGACCGTGGCTGGGAAAAATTCATACCCTCAAACCGACGCTGCGCGAACTGCAGATCCTCTGGGGACATCCCATTGACAACGAAGCGGATCGCGATCGGGCCCTGGCCTGGCTGCACGAGCGGGGAACTCAGCGCGTGGTGATTTGTTCAGAGAATGACACGATTTTCTGCAGCGAAGCTAGCGGCGAACGTTTCCAGATGAGTTTGCCTGAACATACGGCGATAGACCGCTTCGGCGCCGACGATGCGCTAATGGCCGGGCTTCTCTATAGCTACCTCGACGGCAGCGACTTTAAAGAAAGCGCCGCCTTTTCCATGGCGTGTACCGCCATTACCCGCGCCAGCAGCGGTATTAACAACCCCTCTTTATCGGTTGATAACGCGCTTAACCTGCTTGCGCAGATGTAA
- the fruA gene encoding PTS fructose transporter subunit IIBC produces the protein MKTLLIIDAGLGQARAYMAKTLLGTAAQKAQLELIDNPNDAELAIVLGTALPADSALNGKKVYLGDINRAVAHPELFLGEAKSHATPYTAPAAASPAAANGPKRIVAVTACPTGVAHTFMAAEAIETEAKKRGWWVKVETRGSVGAGNAITAEEVEQADLVVVAADIEVDLAKFAGKPMYRTTTGLALKKTAQELDKAVVEAKPYQPAGKTQQAAEGKKESAGAYRHLLTGVSYMLPMVVAGGLCIALSFAFGIKAFEVKDTLAAALMQIGGGSAFALMVPVLAGFIAFSIADRPGLTPGLIGGMLAVSTGSGFIGGIIAGFLAGYVAKAISTRLKLPQSMEALKPILIIPLVSSLIVGLAMIYLIGKPVAGILEGLTHWLQTMGTANAVLLGAILGGMMCTDMGGPVNKAAYAFGVGLLSTQTYAPMAAIMAAGMVPPLALGLATLIARKKFDKAQQEGGKAALVLGLCFITEGAIPFAARDPMRVLPCCIVGGAVTGAMSMWVGAKLMAPHGGLFVLLIPGAITPVLGYLLAIVIGTLVAGLSYAVLKRPEVQAEEKVA, from the coding sequence ATGAAAACGCTGCTGATTATTGATGCCGGGCTTGGACAGGCTCGCGCCTATATGGCGAAGACTCTGTTGGGCACCGCGGCGCAAAAAGCGCAACTCGAACTGATTGATAACCCGAACGACGCTGAGCTGGCGATTGTGCTGGGCACGGCGCTGCCGGCTGACAGCGCGCTGAATGGCAAAAAGGTCTATCTCGGCGATATTAATCGTGCCGTTGCCCATCCGGAGCTGTTCCTCGGGGAAGCCAAAAGCCACGCAACGCCTTATACCGCTCCGGCTGCTGCTTCACCGGCTGCCGCTAACGGTCCAAAACGTATTGTGGCGGTCACCGCCTGCCCGACCGGCGTCGCGCATACCTTTATGGCGGCGGAAGCGATTGAAACCGAAGCCAAAAAACGCGGCTGGTGGGTAAAAGTTGAAACGCGCGGCTCCGTGGGCGCGGGCAATGCCATCACTGCGGAAGAGGTTGAACAAGCAGATCTGGTCGTAGTCGCTGCTGATATCGAAGTGGATCTGGCGAAGTTCGCCGGTAAGCCGATGTATCGCACCACTACCGGTCTGGCGCTGAAAAAAACGGCTCAGGAGCTGGATAAAGCCGTTGTTGAGGCGAAACCGTATCAACCTGCGGGCAAAACCCAGCAGGCGGCGGAAGGTAAAAAAGAGTCCGCCGGCGCCTATCGTCATCTGCTGACCGGTGTGTCATACATGCTGCCGATGGTGGTGGCGGGCGGCCTGTGTATCGCGCTCTCCTTTGCTTTTGGGATTAAAGCCTTTGAGGTTAAAGACACCCTGGCCGCAGCGCTGATGCAAATCGGCGGCGGCTCCGCTTTCGCGCTGATGGTACCGGTACTGGCGGGTTTCATCGCCTTCTCCATCGCCGATCGTCCGGGCCTGACGCCGGGTCTTATCGGCGGTATGCTGGCGGTAAGCACCGGGTCTGGCTTTATCGGCGGCATCATCGCCGGTTTCCTGGCCGGTTATGTCGCGAAAGCGATTAGTACCAGGCTTAAGCTACCGCAAAGTATGGAAGCGCTGAAACCGATCCTGATTATTCCGCTGGTTTCCAGCCTGATCGTCGGTCTGGCGATGATTTACCTGATTGGTAAACCGGTTGCCGGGATCCTTGAAGGTCTGACCCACTGGCTGCAAACCATGGGGACGGCGAACGCGGTTCTGCTCGGTGCGATCCTCGGCGGTATGATGTGTACCGATATGGGCGGTCCGGTGAACAAGGCGGCCTACGCCTTTGGGGTTGGCCTGCTGAGTACCCAAACTTATGCACCGATGGCGGCAATTATGGCTGCGGGTATGGTTCCACCGCTGGCGCTGGGCCTGGCAACGCTGATTGCGCGCAAAAAGTTCGACAAAGCGCAGCAGGAAGGCGGCAAGGCGGCACTGGTACTTGGCCTGTGCTTTATCACCGAAGGTGCGATTCCGTTCGCTGCCCGTGACCCGATGCGCGTCCTGCCTTGCTGCATCGTTGGCGGTGCGGTGACCGGGGCGATGTCCATGTGGGTTGGCGCGAAACTGATGGCGCCGCACGGTGGCCTGTTCGTCCTGCTGATCCCTGGCGCGATTACGCCGGTGCTCGGATATCTGCTGGCGATTGTTATCGGTACGCTGGTCGCAGGTCTCTCTTATGCGGTACTGAAACGCCCTGAAGTCCAGGCGGAAGAAAAAGTAGCCTGA
- a CDS encoding pseudouridine kinase codes for MPENDYVVIIGSANMDVAGYSSVSLNYADSNPGKIKYTPGGVGRNIAQNIALLNKPAWLLSVVGDDFYGHSLLKQTAQSGVHVDKCQIVKGEGTSSYLSLLDNTGEMLVAINDMSITEHITPAFLSQHYDFIQNAAVIIVDCNISESALVWLMENTGSTPVFVDPVSAWKCVKISQHLGRIHTLKPNRIEAETLSGIALSGTDDVARVADWFHRHGLKRLVLSMGGDGVYYSEKDGERGWSAPLKTQVVNVTGAGDAMMAGLACCWLDGCSFSQAVKFAQGCSSLALSSEFTNNPELSYANVKKLVEKEYV; via the coding sequence ATGCCTGAAAATGATTACGTTGTAATTATTGGATCAGCAAATATGGATGTTGCTGGCTATTCCAGTGTTTCGTTGAACTATGCTGATTCTAATCCCGGAAAGATAAAATATACCCCCGGCGGCGTGGGGCGGAATATTGCACAAAACATTGCCTTGTTGAATAAACCAGCGTGGTTGTTATCCGTCGTGGGTGATGATTTTTATGGACATTCGCTATTAAAGCAAACGGCCCAGTCCGGGGTCCATGTTGATAAATGTCAGATCGTTAAGGGGGAGGGCACGTCGAGCTATTTATCGCTGCTTGATAATACCGGAGAAATGCTGGTGGCGATAAATGATATGAGCATTACTGAGCATATTACGCCGGCATTTCTGAGCCAACATTATGATTTTATCCAAAATGCTGCGGTCATTATCGTTGATTGTAATATTAGCGAATCGGCGCTGGTCTGGTTGATGGAAAACACTGGCTCAACGCCTGTTTTTGTTGACCCGGTTTCAGCCTGGAAATGCGTAAAAATCAGTCAGCACCTGGGCCGTATTCACACGCTGAAACCGAACCGAATTGAGGCTGAAACCCTGAGCGGAATCGCGCTGTCCGGCACTGATGACGTGGCCCGCGTTGCCGATTGGTTTCACCGGCACGGCCTGAAGCGCCTGGTGCTTAGCATGGGGGGCGACGGGGTTTACTACAGCGAGAAAGACGGCGAGCGGGGCTGGTCTGCGCCGCTAAAAACCCAGGTTGTTAACGTGACCGGCGCCGGTGATGCCATGATGGCCGGTCTTGCCTGCTGCTGGCTTGATGGTTGTTCATTTTCGCAAGCGGTGAAGTTTGCGCAGGGATGTTCTTCTCTGGCGCTTTCATCGGAATTTACCAATAACCCTGAATTATCTTACGCAAACGTAAAAAAATTAGTGGAGAAAGAATATGTCTGA
- the fruK gene encoding 1-phosphofructokinase, with protein MSRRVATITLNPAYDLVGFTPEIERGEVNLVRTTGLHAAGKGINVAKVLKDLGIDVTVGGFLGKDNQDGFQQLFSELGIANRFQVVQGRTRINVKLTEKDGEVTDFNFSGFEVTPGDWERFVNDSLSWLGQFDMVCVSGSLPSGVSPEAFTDWMTRLRSQCPCIIFDSSREALVAGLKAAPWLVKPNRRELEIWAGRKLPEMKDVIDAAHALREQGIAHVVISLGEEGALWVNASGEWIAKPPAVDVVSTVGAGDSMVGGLIYGLLMRESSEHTLRLATAVAALAVSQSNVGITDRTQLAAMMARVDLQPFN; from the coding sequence ATGAGCAGACGTGTCGCAACGATTACTTTGAATCCGGCCTATGACCTGGTGGGTTTTACCCCGGAAATTGAACGTGGCGAGGTTAACCTTGTTCGCACGACCGGTTTGCACGCCGCAGGGAAGGGGATCAACGTTGCAAAAGTGCTGAAAGATCTTGGTATTGACGTCACCGTAGGCGGTTTTCTCGGTAAAGATAATCAGGATGGTTTTCAGCAGTTGTTCAGCGAGCTGGGGATCGCTAACCGTTTTCAGGTGGTGCAGGGGCGTACCCGTATCAACGTCAAGCTGACTGAGAAAGATGGCGAAGTAACCGACTTCAACTTCTCGGGATTTGAAGTAACGCCTGGCGACTGGGAGCGCTTTGTTAATGATTCTCTCAGCTGGCTGGGACAGTTCGATATGGTCTGCGTGAGCGGCAGCTTACCGTCAGGCGTGAGCCCGGAAGCGTTTACCGACTGGATGACCCGTCTGCGCAGCCAGTGCCCGTGCATCATTTTTGACAGCAGCCGCGAAGCGCTGGTAGCCGGTCTGAAAGCGGCGCCATGGCTGGTTAAGCCCAACCGTCGCGAGCTGGAGATCTGGGCCGGCCGCAAGCTGCCCGAGATGAAAGACGTGATTGATGCCGCACATGCGCTACGCGAGCAGGGGATTGCCCACGTGGTTATTTCCCTTGGTGAAGAGGGCGCCCTGTGGGTTAACGCATCCGGAGAGTGGATTGCCAAGCCGCCTGCGGTAGACGTGGTCAGCACCGTTGGTGCCGGTGATTCGATGGTTGGCGGCCTGATTTACGGCCTGCTGATGCGTGAGTCCAGCGAACATACGCTGCGTCTGGCAACCGCCGTTGCCGCGCTGGCGGTGAGTCAGAGCAATGTAGGTATTACCGACCGTACCCAGTTGGCCGCAATGATGGCGCGCGTCGACTTACAACCCTTTAATTAA
- a CDS encoding pseudouridine-5'-phosphate glycosidase, with amino-acid sequence MSELNISPELLQVSAEVQQALKNNQPVVALESTIISHGMPFPENAQTALEVEETIRRQGAVPATIAIIHGVMKVGLSREEIELLGREGHNVTKVSRRDLPFVVAAGLNGATTVASTMIIAAMAGIKVFATGGIGGVHRGAERTFDISADLQELANTNVTVVCAGAKSILDLGLTTEYLETYGVPLIGYQTSALPAFFCRTSPFEVSIRLNSAKEIAKAMAVKWQSGLNGGMVVANPIPEQFAMPEAKINVAINQAVKEAEEQGVVGKESTPFLLARVAELTGGDSLKSNIQLVFNNAILACEIAKEYQQIA; translated from the coding sequence ATGTCTGAATTAAATATTTCCCCTGAATTATTACAGGTTTCTGCGGAAGTCCAGCAGGCATTAAAAAATAATCAACCGGTTGTGGCGCTGGAATCAACTATTATTTCCCACGGTATGCCGTTCCCCGAAAATGCACAAACGGCGCTGGAAGTTGAAGAAACTATTCGCCGTCAGGGTGCAGTGCCGGCAACTATCGCAATTATACATGGCGTAATGAAGGTCGGTTTGAGCCGTGAGGAAATTGAATTGCTTGGACGTGAAGGGCATAACGTCACCAAAGTTAGCCGTCGTGATTTACCTTTTGTCGTCGCCGCGGGATTAAACGGCGCGACTACCGTAGCTTCTACCATGATTATTGCTGCAATGGCCGGAATAAAAGTCTTTGCTACCGGCGGTATTGGCGGCGTTCATCGTGGTGCTGAACGTACTTTTGATATTTCTGCAGATTTGCAGGAGCTGGCAAATACTAACGTCACCGTGGTTTGTGCTGGCGCAAAATCTATTCTCGACCTCGGGTTAACCACCGAATATTTAGAAACTTACGGCGTTCCGCTTATTGGTTATCAAACTTCGGCGCTCCCGGCTTTTTTCTGCCGAACCAGCCCGTTTGAGGTCAGCATTCGTCTTAATAGCGCCAAAGAAATCGCCAAAGCCATGGCGGTGAAATGGCAATCCGGCCTCAATGGCGGCATGGTGGTGGCGAACCCGATACCGGAACAGTTTGCGATGCCGGAAGCGAAAATTAACGTCGCCATCAACCAGGCTGTCAAGGAAGCGGAAGAACAGGGCGTAGTGGGTAAAGAAAGTACGCCGTTCCTGCTGGCCCGCGTTGCTGAGCTGACCGGTGGAGATAGCCTGAAGTCCAATATTCAGCTGGTGTTTAACAACGCCATTCTCGCCTGCGAAATTGCCAAAGAGTATCAACAAATAGCCTGA
- a CDS encoding NupC/NupG family nucleoside CNT transporter — translation MDIMRSLLGMVVLLAIAFVLSVNKKRISIRTVGAALLLQIVIGGVMLYFPPGKWLVEQAALGVHKVMSYSDAGSAFIFGSLVGPKMDVLFDGAGFIFAFRVLPAIIFVTALISLLYYLGVMGLLIRMLGGIFQKALNISKIESFVAVTTIFLGQNEIPAIVKPFIDKLNRNELFTAICSGMASIAGSMMIGYAGMGVPIDYLLAASLMAIPGGILFARMLSPATEVSQVTFDNLSFTETPPKSVIEAAASGAMTGLKIAAGVATVVMAFVAIIALLNGIIGGIGGWFGYGHATLEGIFGFLLAPLAWIMGVDWSDATLAGSLIGQKLAINEFVAYLNFSPYLQTGGALDVKTIAIISFALCGFANFGSIGVVVGAFSAISPQRAPEIAQLGLRALAAATLSNLMSATIAGFFIGLA, via the coding sequence ATGGACATCATGAGAAGTCTTTTGGGGATGGTGGTATTGCTGGCCATCGCCTTTGTGCTGTCAGTGAACAAAAAACGCATCAGTATCAGAACCGTAGGGGCAGCGCTGCTGCTGCAGATCGTGATTGGCGGAGTTATGCTCTATTTTCCGCCCGGCAAATGGCTGGTAGAGCAGGCGGCGCTGGGAGTGCATAAAGTTATGTCCTACAGCGACGCCGGAAGCGCATTTATTTTTGGTTCGCTGGTTGGACCGAAAATGGATGTACTGTTTGACGGCGCCGGCTTTATCTTCGCTTTCCGCGTCCTGCCCGCCATTATCTTTGTTACCGCGCTGATAAGTCTGCTTTACTACCTTGGCGTAATGGGGCTGCTAATCCGTATGCTGGGTGGCATCTTTCAGAAGGCGCTGAATATCAGCAAGATTGAGTCTTTTGTCGCCGTGACCACCATCTTTCTTGGGCAAAATGAGATCCCGGCGATCGTTAAACCATTTATTGATAAGCTCAACCGCAACGAACTGTTTACCGCGATTTGCAGCGGAATGGCGTCAATTGCCGGCTCGATGATGATCGGCTATGCCGGGATGGGCGTGCCGATCGATTACCTGCTGGCCGCTTCGCTAATGGCTATCCCCGGCGGTATTCTGTTCGCCCGTATGCTGAGTCCGGCAACCGAAGTATCGCAGGTTACTTTTGATAATCTCTCTTTTACCGAAACGCCGCCAAAAAGCGTTATCGAGGCGGCGGCATCCGGAGCGATGACTGGACTGAAAATTGCTGCCGGAGTGGCAACGGTAGTCATGGCGTTTGTGGCGATTATCGCTCTGCTGAACGGTATTATCGGCGGAATTGGCGGCTGGTTTGGCTATGGTCATGCCACTCTGGAAGGGATTTTCGGTTTTCTGCTCGCGCCGCTGGCATGGATCATGGGCGTTGACTGGAGCGATGCGACGCTGGCGGGTAGCCTGATTGGGCAAAAGCTGGCGATAAACGAATTTGTCGCCTACCTCAACTTTTCGCCGTATCTGCAAACCGGTGGCGCCCTGGACGTGAAAACCATTGCGATTATATCGTTCGCGCTGTGTGGTTTCGCCAACTTTGGTTCAATCGGCGTCGTCGTCGGGGCGTTTTCTGCGATTTCACCGCAGCGTGCGCCGGAAATAGCCCAGCTTGGGCTGCGCGCTCTGGCGGCGGCAACCCTTTCTAACCTGATGAGCGCTACTATCGCCGGCTTTTTTATTGGTCTGGCATAA
- the fruB gene encoding fused PTS fructose transporter subunit IIA/HPr protein, with amino-acid sequence MFQLSVQDIHPGQQAGNKEEAIRQVASALVSAGNVADGYVNGMLAREQQTSTFLGNGIAIPHGTTDTRDQVLKTGVQVYQFPQGVTWGEGQTAYVAIGIAASSDEHLGLLRQLTHVLSDDSVAEQLKSATTAEELRALLMGEKQSEALKLDNDTLTLDVAASDLLTLQALNAARLKEAGAVDASFVTRTINDKPLNLGEGIWLNDSPEGNLRSAVAVSRAATPFTSDEQPVSLLITVAMADDRPTAVLNRLSNLLLDKKADRLLKADGATLLALLTSDDAIAEDVLSAEYVIRNEHGLHARPGTMLVNTIKQFSSDITVTNLDGSGKPANGRSLMKVVALGVKKGHRLRFTAQGEDAQQALDAIGEAIAAGLGEGA; translated from the coding sequence ATGTTCCAGTTATCTGTGCAGGATATTCATCCCGGTCAGCAGGCCGGTAATAAAGAAGAGGCTATTCGTCAGGTTGCTTCCGCGCTGGTAAGCGCGGGCAATGTGGCGGATGGCTACGTTAACGGGATGCTGGCTCGCGAGCAGCAAACCTCCACTTTTCTTGGCAACGGCATTGCGATTCCGCACGGTACCACCGACACGCGCGATCAGGTGCTTAAAACCGGCGTTCAGGTTTATCAGTTTCCGCAGGGCGTGACCTGGGGCGAAGGGCAGACCGCCTATGTCGCCATCGGTATTGCCGCCAGCTCGGATGAACACCTTGGTCTGCTGCGTCAGCTGACCCACGTGCTGAGCGACGACTCGGTTGCTGAACAGCTTAAGTCGGCGACCACGGCGGAAGAGCTGCGCGCCCTGCTCATGGGTGAAAAGCAAAGCGAAGCGCTGAAGCTGGATAACGATACGCTGACTCTGGACGTGGCTGCCAGCGATCTGCTGACTCTGCAGGCGCTGAACGCCGCGCGGCTGAAAGAAGCCGGCGCCGTGGATGCTTCCTTTGTGACTCGTACTATTAACGATAAACCGCTGAATCTCGGCGAAGGGATCTGGCTGAATGACAGCCCTGAAGGCAATTTGCGCAGCGCCGTAGCCGTCAGCCGCGCAGCGACTCCTTTTACCAGCGATGAGCAGCCGGTATCGCTGCTGATAACCGTTGCGATGGCCGACGATCGGCCAACCGCGGTGCTTAACCGCCTGAGCAATTTGCTGCTCGATAAAAAAGCTGACCGTTTGCTGAAGGCTGATGGCGCCACGCTGCTGGCGTTGCTGACCAGCGATGACGCTATTGCTGAAGATGTTCTCAGCGCTGAATACGTTATCCGCAACGAGCACGGGCTGCACGCGCGTCCGGGCACTATGCTGGTTAATACAATTAAACAATTTTCCAGCGACATCACCGTCACCAACCTTGATGGTTCGGGTAAACCGGCAAACGGCCGCAGCCTGATGAAAGTTGTGGCGCTGGGCGTGAAAAAAGGTCACCGCTTGCGTTTTACCGCACAGGGTGAAGATGCGCAGCAGGCGCTGGATGCGATTGGCGAAGCTATCGCCGCAGGCCTTGGGGAGGGCGCATAA
- the setB gene encoding sugar efflux transporter SetB, protein MQNSSAALPRRGFDLTSSAFLIVAFLTGIAGALQTPTLSLFLTNEVHVRPAMVGFFFTGSAVIGILVSQFLAGRSDRKGDRKQLIVFCCLMGVLACALFAWNRNYFILLFVGVFLSSFGSTANPQMFALAREHADKTGREAVMFSSILRAQVSLAWVIGPPLAYALAMGFGFTVMYLSAAIAFVVCGAMVWFFLPSMRKEPKAVTGHLEAPRTNRRDALLLFIICTLMWGINSLYIINMPLFIINELHLSEKLAGVMMGTAAGLEIPTMLIAGYYAKRFGKRFLMRLSAVAGVLFYIGMLTVHTPGLLLALQALNAIFIGILAGIGMLYFQDLMPGQAGAATTLYTNTTRVGWIIAGSLAGVVAEIWSYHAVFWIALVMGAVTQVCLWRIKDV, encoded by the coding sequence ATGCAAAACAGTAGCGCCGCCCTGCCACGACGTGGGTTTGATTTAACGTCTTCCGCCTTCCTGATCGTCGCCTTCCTGACGGGTATCGCCGGGGCGTTACAGACGCCTACTCTGAGCCTGTTTCTGACTAACGAAGTTCACGTACGGCCGGCGATGGTCGGCTTCTTTTTTACCGGCAGCGCGGTGATTGGCATCCTGGTGAGCCAGTTTCTTGCCGGGCGATCGGATCGCAAAGGCGACCGTAAACAGCTGATCGTCTTCTGCTGCCTGATGGGCGTGCTGGCCTGCGCGCTGTTCGCCTGGAACCGTAACTACTTTATTTTGCTGTTTGTCGGCGTGTTTCTCAGCAGCTTTGGTTCCACCGCTAACCCGCAGATGTTTGCCCTCGCCCGTGAACATGCGGACAAAACGGGGCGCGAGGCGGTCATGTTCAGCTCAATTCTGCGCGCTCAGGTATCTCTGGCGTGGGTGATCGGCCCCCCGCTGGCCTACGCGCTGGCGATGGGATTTGGTTTTACGGTGATGTATCTCAGCGCGGCAATTGCCTTTGTGGTCTGCGGCGCGATGGTCTGGTTTTTCCTCCCGAGCATGCGCAAGGAGCCAAAGGCGGTTACCGGTCATCTTGAAGCGCCGCGAACCAACCGTCGCGATGCGCTGCTGCTGTTTATCATTTGTACGCTGATGTGGGGGATTAATAGCCTGTACATCATTAATATGCCGCTGTTTATTATCAATGAACTGCATTTGTCGGAGAAACTGGCGGGCGTCATGATGGGAACCGCCGCCGGACTGGAAATTCCAACGATGCTGATTGCGGGTTATTACGCCAAACGCTTCGGCAAACGTTTCCTGATGCGGCTCTCTGCGGTAGCCGGCGTATTGTTCTATATAGGTATGTTAACCGTGCATACCCCAGGCCTGCTGCTGGCTCTGCAGGCGCTGAACGCCATTTTTATCGGTATTCTGGCCGGTATCGGGATGCTCTATTTTCAGGATCTGATGCCGGGGCAGGCCGGAGCGGCCACCACTTTGTATACCAATACCACTCGCGTTGGCTGGATTATCGCCGGCTCGCTGGCCGGCGTCGTCGCGGAAATCTGGAGCTATCATGCCGTATTCTGGATTGCTCTTGTGATGGGTGCTGTCACACAGGTCTGCCTGTGGCGCATTAAAGACGTTTAA